The Pelecanus crispus isolate bPelCri1 chromosome 7, bPelCri1.pri, whole genome shotgun sequence genome includes a window with the following:
- the SAXO2 gene encoding stabilizer of axonemal microtubules 2 — MKPPRCLCEICTCGRHRCPHKPTRIYDNGQQPCLTTEYVEKYPKYSNISPPRSLKPKQEYQAHRGKMEGITTFKSDYLPYDIVKRPFRVQEEHKPKMGEIELGTTYQKDYNAHKIQPVTLVRPLERKHTTEAKLDTIPTYQDDYRSWEVQRREPSKVEHIYHPPTEKFGNSTTFQDDFVPRELNLRQSFKPPCVAKLSDVPFDSTTSHRTSYIAHQLEPKFVRSKEEYKPSNQPFEDLTTHRKDFKGLPGQLAKSCKPENAKVRSNAHFNGVTEFQDRFQPWLVSLPEVRKTKEYVPPPGNMDFNSTSRLDYIKHEISPAVPIRPVSNGRRTNAPFQGNTTTKEDFKAWGICQQEITKKQQEIPKPTGKFYDLTTFKSHYIPHQIIPAQSFRPVHAIVPNSAPFQDETMYRTAYTPKKQETCPANYPSPPGYVYVNTDSHGHKFFRQLTPEFSESNSNPIPKEVAVLS; from the exons ATGAAGCCGCCTCGCTGTCTGTGTGAGATTTGTACCTGCGG GCGCCATCGCTGCCCTCATAAACCCACAAGGATTTATGATAATGGACAACAGCCGTGCCTCACGACAGAGTATGTGGAAAAATATCCCAAGTATAGCAACATCTCTCCTCCCCGGAGCCTTAAGCCGAAACAAGAGTACCAAGCGCATCGTGGGAAAATGGAAGGAATTACAACATTTAA ATCTGATTATTTACCATATGATATTGTGAAACGACCTTTTCGGGTACAAGAAGAACATAAACCAAAGATGGGAGAGATAGAACTGGGAACCACATACCAGAAAGATTATAATGCTCATAAAATACAACCAGTGACATTAGTAAGACCTCTAGAGAGAAAACACACTACAGAAGCAAAATTGGATACCATACCAACCTATCAAG ATGACTATAGGTCATGGGAAGTTCAAAGAAGGGAACCTAGTAAGGTGGAGCATATATACCACCCGCCTACAGAGAAGTTTGGAAATTCTACTACGTTTCAAGATGACTTTGTTCCTAGGGAACTGAATCTCAGACAAAGTTTTAAACCTCCTTGTGTAGCCAAGCTTTCAGATGTGCCTTTCGATAGTACTACTAGCCATCGTACTTCTTACATTGCTCATCAGCTGGAACCCAAATTTGTGAGATCAAAAGAAGAATACAAGCCAAGCAACCAACCCTTTGAAGATCTCACAACCCACCGGAAAGATTTTAAAGGGCTACCTGGGCAACTTGCAAAAAGCTGCAAGCCTGAAAATGCAAAAGTCAGATCCAATGCTCATTTTAATGGAGTCACTGAATTCCAGGATCGTTTTCAGCCATGGCTGGTCTCCTTGCCTGAGGTCCGCAAAACAAAAGAGTATGTTCCACCTCCAGGCAACATGGATTTTAACTCCACAAGCCGTCTTGATTACATTAAGCATGAGATTTCTCCTGCTGTCCCCATAAGACCAGTTTCTAATGGAAGAAGAACCAATGCCCCTTTTCAAGGGAACACTACTACAAAGGAGGACTTTAAAGCTTGGGGCATCTGTCAGCAAGAAATTACTAAGAAACAACAGGAAATTCCAAAACCCACGGGAAAATTTTATGATTTAACAACATTTAAATCTCATTACATACCACATCAGATCATTCCAGCTCAAAGTTTCAGACCTGTACATGCTATAGTTCCTAATTCGGCTCCTTTTCAAGATGAAACTATGTATCGCACAGCATATACTCCAAAGAAACAAGAGACCTGCCCAGCAAATTACCCATCTCCTCCAGGTTATGTCTATGTAAACACAGATTCTCATGGTCACAAATTCTTCCGTCAGCTTACTCCAGAATTTTCTGAGTCAAATAGTAACCCTATTCCAAAGGAAGTGGCTGTTCTGTCATAA